The Changchengzhania lutea genomic sequence CGTATTTAAAAACGAAGCATGAACTTGTGTTCACGTATATTCCCAATAGATATGATGAGGGATATGGTGTGTCGTTTAAAGGCATTAACTTTGCTTTGGAAAATGATTTCACACTTATCATTGCATTGGATTGTGGCATCAAGGCTGTTGAAAAAGTAGCATATGCCAAAACATTAGGAATTGATTTTATTATTTGTGATCATCACAGACCATCAGATACCATTCCTGAAGCCGCAGCTGTTTTAGACCCTAAACAAGACGATTGCAACTATCCTTATAAAGAATTATGCGGATGTGGGGTTGGCTTTAAGCTCATACAGGCACTGGCCTCAAAAGAAGGCAAAACTGCCGAGGATTTAGTAGACTATTTAGATTTAGTTGCCACGGCCATTGGCGCGGACATTGTGCCTATAAATGGTGAAAATAGAGTATTGGCATATTTTGGTTTGCAGGTGATTAACAGTAATCCACGACCTGGAATACAGGCTATTTTAAATCAAGTTGAAAAGACAGAACTCACCATTACAGATGTCGTGTTTATTGTAGCTCCTAGAATTAATGCTGCTGGACGTATGAAACATGGCAATTATGCGGTGACCCTGCTGTCTGAAGAGGATACAGAATTAGCTGCCAAGTATGCTTTAGAAATTAACAATTACAATTTGGATCGACGAGAGACGGATAAACAAATTACCGAAGAAGCCCTTCAACAAATTGAAGACAATCAAGAAGGCAACCGGTTGACGACGGTTGTTTATCATAAAGATTGGCACAAAGGTGTTATTGGTATAGTGGCCTCTCGATTAATAGAAACATATTATAGGCCTACTTTAGTGTTTACTAAAAGTGGTGACAAGCTAGCAGCTTCGGCGCGATCGGTAAGAGATTTTGATGTTTACAATGCCTTGGAAGCATGCAGCGAACATCTTGAACAATTTGGAGGTCATAAATATGCCGCAGGGTTAACCTTAAAAGAAGAAAACTACGAAGTCTTTAAGCAAGCTTTTGAAGATGAGGTTTCTAAAACTATAGACAGAAATCTTTTAGTACCAGAAATTAAAATCGACTCTCAGATAGATTTAGAATCCATTACACCAAAATTTTACAGGATTTTAAAACAGTTTGCACCCTACGGACCTAGCAACATGACCCCTGTATTTGTATCTAAAAACTTAGTGGATACGGGTTATGGAAAATGTGTTGGTGCAGATAAAACGCATTTACGATTAACAGTGACGCAAGCATCTACTTCAAAAAATTTGGTGTGTATTGGATTTAGTATGGGTGATAAATATGACTTGGTACGTGATAATAAATCCTTTAAGGCGGTATACTCTATAGATGAAAATGAATGGCGAGGACATGTTAGTTTGCAGCTCAAACTACGAGATATTAAGCCGTAATTGATGACGAAAAAAGATCCTTACGCCGCCTTACGAATAAAAGAATTCAACATCTTTCTACTGGTACGTTTTGTGCTTGTTTTTGGCTGGTCTATGCAGTTTATAGTTATTGAATGGCAGGTGTATAGTTTAACCAAAGACCCTTTATCATTAGGAATCATTGGGTTAATGGAAATTATTCCAGCCTTTAGCATGGCGCTGTTTGCGGGTCATATTGTAGACCAAAACGAAAAGAGAAATTTATTAGCACTTTGTATTGCGGCATTTTCGTTAATAAGCCTAGGCCTATTTTTATTGACCTGGCCTAAAATTGTAGCCGATTGGTCCACGAATATTATTTTATATTCTATTTATGCACTGGTGTTTTTTGGAGGTTTTTTGCGTTCCTTTTTTGGACCCACTATATTTTCTTTAGTGGCTCTTATTGTTCCCAAAAAAATCTATCCCAATGCCGCTACCTGGAACAGTTCTACCTGGCAAATGGCATCGGTTTTAGGGCCTGCTTTTGGAGGTTTTTCTATTAGTTGGTTGGGTGTTCATTGGTCGCTTTGTATCATTTTCGGTCTAGTGCTTCTGTCATTATTTATATTATTTAACATCAAGCGCAAACCTATTTTGAATCCTAAAATAGGAGAACCCGTTATCCAGAGCTTGAAAGAAGGGGTTCGTTTCGTTTTTAAAACAAAGGCCATCTTAGGTGCTATGACTTTAGACATGATCGCTGTTCTATTTGGAGGAGCCATTGCTTTGCTACCCATTTTTGCGCAAGATATTTTAAAAGTTGGTAGCGAAGGTTTTGGTGTTTTACGTGCTGCTCCTGCCGTTGGCGCTTTTATAACCATGTTGGTTACGGCTTATATTCCTATTAGTAAAAACGCCGGTATGAAATTGTTGGCTGCCGTGTTTGGTTTTGGAGTGTGTATTATTGTTTTCGGATTGTCTTCTATATTCTGGATTTCTGTATTGGCTCTGTTCTTTAGTGGGATGACCGACGGCGTTTCTATGGTGATACGACAGACCATTTTACAAATAAAAACGCCCGATCATATGCGGGGTCGTGTATCATCTGTCAATTCTATGTTTGTAGGCTCTTCAAATGAATTAGGTGCGTTCGAAAGTGGTTTGACCGCTAAACTTATGGGCACCGTTACGGCTGTTGTGTTTGGAGGCACAATGACTTTAATAACAGCTGTAACCACCGGATTGGTATCGCCGTCATTTAGAAAGTTAGATCTAACAAAGGATTTGGAAGCGCACGAAAATGATGCTTAGTATTCTTTAAGATGAAAGTGTTCTCCATCAAACACGCCGTAGGTATAATAGGTAATCCAATCGCCTAGATTAATGTATTTTGAGTCCGTGTTAAGATTGATTTCCAAGGGTAAGTGGCGGTGACCAAACACGAAGTAATCACGGTGTTTTTCTGCAAGTTTTCGTTTACTGTATTGCACGAGCCATTCCTTATCTTCACCTAAAAATGTGGCATCATCATCCCCAGAAATTAATTTGTTTTTAACGGATAAATATTGTGCCACTTTCATACCAATATCTGGATGAAGCCATTTAAAAAACCATTTAAAAACAGGGTTGGTAAAAATTTTTTTCATGCGTTTATAGCCCTTGTCATATGGGCCTAAGCCGTCACCGTGGCCAATAAAAAAGGACTTGCCATTATAGGTGAATTCTTTGGGTTTGTGGTATACCGGAATGCCAAGTTCATCTTCAAAATACCCGTGCATCCATAAATCATGATTGCCCACAAAGTAGTAAATTGGAATACCAGCATCGCTAATTTCGGCTAGTTTTCCTAAAGTACGCGTGAATCCTTTTGGAACCACAGTTTTATATTCAAACCAAAAGTCGAATAAATCGCCCAAAAGAAAAATGGCAGAGGCATCTTTCTTGGCATGGTCCAACCACTCAATAAATTTTTTTTCGCGTGGGCGTGAGGCATTTTTTGTGGGTGCACCAAGGTGATTGTCTGATGCGAAGTATATTTTTTTTCCTTCTGGAATTTGCATGTGGCAAATATAAAGAATCTGTTGGTTTTAAAATGACAATTTATTTACCGTAAATTGTAGCTAACAGTTTTTGCGTTAGGGATTGATGCGGCATCCTTTTTAAATTAGCCAGTACGATATTAATTTTCAAGTAAACAATATATAGATAGCCACGTCGCTTACGCTTCGCTATGACGTTTTAAAAAGATATAGCGGAAAGCCCGACCCTTGTGGTAACGCCCTAATTATTATCTGTGGCGTACCATTCGGCAAAAGAGGTATCTGTTTCTTGCAGCTTTAAAGAGTGCAGGGTAATATGATTGGGCAATCGGTTTTTTATTTTTTTTGAAAAATCAATTACCATCATTTCGCTTGTGGGTTGGTAATCTACCAACAAGACACTGTGGTCGCGATCTTGGAGTTCCTTGGCAAGTTCGACATGCGGGGTGTTTTTATTGAAAACGGTCGCATGGTCAAAGACGTCTACAATTTCTTCTTTCACGATTTTTTTTAAGTCACCAAAATCGATAACCATACCGAATTTGACGTGGTTGGAATCTGTAATGGGTTGGCCAATAACGGTGACAGACAATTTGTAGCTATGCCCATGGACGTTTTTACATTTACCATCGTACCCGTAAAGGGCATGACCGGTCTCAAAAGAGAATTGCTTTGTGATGCGAATATTGCTCATTATTTATTTTTTCTTCTGTTTACTATGTAAACGATGGTTAAAACTACGGCTAATAAAAGGAATAATCCGTTGCCGCTTATAAATGACATGATATCCATATTAGTCTTTATTAATGCGTTTTTTGTTGAATTTATAAATCATGTAAGCGATTAAAACCAACACCACGAATGGTAACATGGAACCTATAAAAACCCCGATTTCGTAACCCTTATCTGGGGCATTTTGCACTTTTTCTCCAATATTTACCTGTTGAAGATATGCTAAAAATAAAGTCATATTGGTTATGGATTGCTCAATGCCTATTATTGCCCAAAGTTAACTTTTTTGAGAAAGCGGGATAAAGATTTTTCTAAAATTTATAATTAAAGGAATGCCACGAGCGATAATCCAAACGGTAATACCAATAAAAATAGCATGAAGTTTCAATCCTAAATAATCCAAACCAAATAGGATGGGAACAAAAACCAAGAAGGTAGATACCAAAAGCACGTTTCGTAAGTATTTCATTTTCCCGAGCCCTTTGAAGATGCCGTCAAAAATGAATGCCAAAGCACAAAAGGGTTGCATGATCAGTACAATCCAAAACACATTGTAGAATGTGCTTAATACTTCAGGGTCTTTTGTAAAGAGTAATCCTAATGGATGGTAGAGAATACCTCCAATACTACCTGTAATTAAACCAATAATAATACCATAAATAATGAGCTTATTACTGAGTGCAATTAATAGCGTATAATTTTTTTCGCCTAATAATTTCCCTGATAAAATATTTCCTGCACTGGCATAACCGTCTATAATAAATGCTCCTAAAAACCATAAATTTATTGCTATAGTATAAGCTGCAATATATTCTGCCCCGTAACTTGTAGCAAATGCACTGGCATAATATAACGTGACATTTAGCGCTATGGTACGAACAAACAAATTGAGAATCATGAGCATAAAGCGCTTGATTTCTTTATTAAAAGGGAAGCTCAATTTTAAAGGAATGATGGTCTTAGT encodes the following:
- a CDS encoding UDP-2,3-diacylglucosamine diphosphatase, which translates into the protein MQIPEGKKIYFASDNHLGAPTKNASRPREKKFIEWLDHAKKDASAIFLLGDLFDFWFEYKTVVPKGFTRTLGKLAEISDAGIPIYYFVGNHDLWMHGYFEDELGIPVYHKPKEFTYNGKSFFIGHGDGLGPYDKGYKRMKKIFTNPVFKWFFKWLHPDIGMKVAQYLSVKNKLISGDDDATFLGEDKEWLVQYSKRKLAEKHRDYFVFGHRHLPLEINLNTDSKYINLGDWITYYTYGVFDGEHFHLKEY
- a CDS encoding MATE family efflux transporter; translation: MSATISFKNINKLAIPALISGISEPILSLTDAAIVGNISINATESLAAVGIVTTFLSMLIWVLGQTRSAISSIVSQYLGADKLHQIKNLPAQAIFIITSLSILIILATFPFARQIFKLYNASDLILEYSIDYYRIRVFGFPFTLFTIAVFGAFRGLQNTYYPMLIAIIGASLNIILDFILVYGITNIVTPMNIEGAAYASVIAQCVMAILSAYFLLTKTIIPLKLSFPFNKEIKRFMLMILNLFVRTIALNVTLYYASAFATSYGAEYIAAYTIAINLWFLGAFIIDGYASAGNILSGKLLGEKNYTLLIALSNKLIIYGIIIGLITGSIGGILYHPLGLLFTKDPEVLSTFYNVFWIVLIMQPFCALAFIFDGIFKGLGKMKYLRNVLLVSTFLVFVPILFGLDYLGLKLHAIFIGITVWIIARGIPLIINFRKIFIPLSQKS
- the recJ gene encoding single-stranded-DNA-specific exonuclease RecJ; this encodes MRWTLKPKPEAQKIEDLQNMLQVDATIAALLLQRGIESYDNAKRFFRPSLSDLHDPFLMKDMDKAVARIKKAVANKENILVYGDYDVDGTTAVALMSSYLKTKHELVFTYIPNRYDEGYGVSFKGINFALENDFTLIIALDCGIKAVEKVAYAKTLGIDFIICDHHRPSDTIPEAAAVLDPKQDDCNYPYKELCGCGVGFKLIQALASKEGKTAEDLVDYLDLVATAIGADIVPINGENRVLAYFGLQVINSNPRPGIQAILNQVEKTELTITDVVFIVAPRINAAGRMKHGNYAVTLLSEEDTELAAKYALEINNYNLDRRETDKQITEEALQQIEDNQEGNRLTTVVYHKDWHKGVIGIVASRLIETYYRPTLVFTKSGDKLAASARSVRDFDVYNALEACSEHLEQFGGHKYAAGLTLKEENYEVFKQAFEDEVSKTIDRNLLVPEIKIDSQIDLESITPKFYRILKQFAPYGPSNMTPVFVSKNLVDTGYGKCVGADKTHLRLTVTQASTSKNLVCIGFSMGDKYDLVRDNKSFKAVYSIDENEWRGHVSLQLKLRDIKP
- a CDS encoding 6-pyruvoyl trahydropterin synthase family protein gives rise to the protein MSNIRITKQFSFETGHALYGYDGKCKNVHGHSYKLSVTVIGQPITDSNHVKFGMVIDFGDLKKIVKEEIVDVFDHATVFNKNTPHVELAKELQDRDHSVLLVDYQPTSEMMVIDFSKKIKNRLPNHITLHSLKLQETDTSFAEWYATDNN
- a CDS encoding MFS transporter; this translates as MTKKDPYAALRIKEFNIFLLVRFVLVFGWSMQFIVIEWQVYSLTKDPLSLGIIGLMEIIPAFSMALFAGHIVDQNEKRNLLALCIAAFSLISLGLFLLTWPKIVADWSTNIILYSIYALVFFGGFLRSFFGPTIFSLVALIVPKKIYPNAATWNSSTWQMASVLGPAFGGFSISWLGVHWSLCIIFGLVLLSLFILFNIKRKPILNPKIGEPVIQSLKEGVRFVFKTKAILGAMTLDMIAVLFGGAIALLPIFAQDILKVGSEGFGVLRAAPAVGAFITMLVTAYIPISKNAGMKLLAAVFGFGVCIIVFGLSSIFWISVLALFFSGMTDGVSMVIRQTILQIKTPDHMRGRVSSVNSMFVGSSNELGAFESGLTAKLMGTVTAVVFGGTMTLITAVTTGLVSPSFRKLDLTKDLEAHENDA